A stretch of the Actinomyces qiguomingii genome encodes the following:
- a CDS encoding VanW family protein, with product MNELQPRGTDRDTADGDDAPADAAPTRAAAGAPRTVARALLSTAGAALVIAWLGLAWATTRTLAPGSSVAGVDVSGMTRAQAVAAVDAAIVAQLNRPVTLTVDDATDTLIPAQSGVSVDAAASVDLLTGPTLNPITLVRRLAGTGVDAVVRVDADALTTALNSRLDTLATGTADAVVALEGTTPVLIPGSVGAGLDVAVSVTALAETWPLGADSIALASGTANPAVTDADAEEFIDNVLTPLLSADITVNAAGTGTDATGVSILTPEALAAMAAITAPDGILTVTLDAEALHDVVIADLGEGLETPATDATWSVDGDPATAADATPVFHAATTGTGIDPDALTDAVLAAGANANGERTATATVTVLQPAVATPKEEWGIAEIVGEYSTPYVSQYGRDQNLQRGTEMINGTLVAPGETFSTTDALGPVDLDNGYTYAGVVADGQHIDAMGGGLSQVGTTVFNAGFEAGMDDVEHWPHTYWFTRYPAGREATIWTGVKDVKWRNSTPYTVLVQAWAGDGEVHVRLWSTPYYEVAITEGEHTNYRAYGTQYQSGPGCEPYGGGTQGFDVTVTRTRSHDGERLPDDVLTTAYDSDNPVVCR from the coding sequence ATGAACGAGCTACAGCCGCGCGGCACGGACCGCGACACCGCCGACGGCGACGACGCGCCCGCCGACGCCGCGCCTACCCGGGCGGCTGCGGGCGCCCCGCGCACCGTCGCCCGCGCACTGCTGAGCACTGCGGGCGCTGCCCTGGTCATCGCCTGGCTGGGGCTGGCCTGGGCGACCACCCGCACTCTGGCACCGGGATCCTCGGTGGCTGGCGTCGATGTGTCCGGCATGACCCGCGCCCAGGCGGTGGCCGCCGTCGACGCCGCTATTGTCGCCCAGTTGAACCGGCCGGTCACGCTCACGGTCGACGACGCCACCGACACGCTCATCCCCGCACAATCAGGCGTGAGCGTGGACGCCGCGGCCAGCGTAGACCTACTAACCGGCCCCACCCTCAACCCCATTACCCTGGTACGGCGGCTGGCCGGAACCGGCGTTGATGCTGTAGTCAGGGTCGACGCCGACGCCCTGACCACCGCCTTGAACTCCCGTCTGGACACGCTCGCCACCGGCACCGCCGACGCCGTCGTCGCCCTGGAGGGCACCACGCCCGTGCTTATTCCCGGCTCGGTTGGCGCCGGCCTGGACGTGGCGGTGAGCGTGACCGCCCTGGCCGAGACCTGGCCGCTGGGCGCGGACAGCATCGCGCTGGCCTCGGGCACGGCCAACCCGGCCGTCACCGATGCCGACGCCGAGGAATTCATTGACAACGTCCTCACTCCGCTGCTGAGCGCCGATATCACCGTCAATGCCGCTGGTACCGGCACGGACGCCACCGGCGTGAGCATCCTGACCCCTGAGGCGCTGGCCGCCATGGCCGCCATTACCGCCCCAGACGGCATCCTGACCGTAACCCTCGATGCCGAGGCGCTACACGACGTCGTTATAGCCGACCTGGGTGAGGGGCTTGAGACACCCGCGACCGACGCCACTTGGAGTGTCGACGGCGACCCCGCCACCGCCGCGGACGCCACCCCCGTCTTCCACGCCGCCACCACCGGCACCGGCATCGACCCCGATGCCCTGACCGACGCCGTTCTTGCGGCCGGCGCCAACGCAAACGGGGAGCGTACCGCGACCGCGACCGTCACCGTCCTCCAGCCGGCCGTGGCCACGCCGAAGGAGGAATGGGGCATCGCCGAGATCGTCGGCGAGTACTCCACCCCCTACGTCTCCCAGTACGGGCGTGACCAGAATCTCCAGCGCGGCACCGAGATGATCAACGGCACGCTGGTGGCCCCTGGGGAGACCTTCTCCACCACCGACGCCCTAGGCCCGGTTGACCTCGACAACGGCTACACCTACGCCGGCGTGGTGGCCGACGGGCAGCACATCGACGCGATGGGCGGCGGCTTGTCCCAAGTGGGCACGACCGTGTTCAACGCTGGTTTCGAGGCTGGTATGGACGATGTGGAGCACTGGCCCCACACCTACTGGTTCACCCGCTACCCGGCCGGGCGCGAGGCCACCATTTGGACGGGCGTCAAGGATGTCAAATGGCGCAACTCCACGCCTTACACGGTGCTGGTGCAGGCGTGGGCCGGTGATGGCGAGGTGCATGTGCGACTGTGGTCCACCCCCTACTACGAGGTTGCCATCACTGAGGGGGAGCACACGAACTACCGGGCTTACGGCACCCAGTACCAGTCCGGTCCCGGTTGTGAGCCCTACGGTGGCGGCACTCAGGGTTTCGACGTCACCGTCACCCGCACCCGCAGTCACGACGGCGAGCGCCTGCCTGACGACGTGCTGACCACCGCCTACGATTCCGACAACCCCGTGGTGTGTCGCTGA
- the fdxA gene encoding ferredoxin, translated as MTYVIAQPCVDVKDRACVDECPVDCIYEGERSLYINADECVDCGACEPVCPTEAIFYEDDVPEEWEDYTRANIDFFSLKGLGSPGGAQNVGPQDYDDPMIAALEPQNEEWRAANGY; from the coding sequence ATGACCTATGTCATCGCTCAGCCCTGCGTGGACGTCAAGGATCGTGCGTGTGTGGACGAGTGTCCGGTCGACTGCATCTACGAGGGTGAACGCAGTCTGTACATCAACGCCGACGAGTGCGTTGACTGCGGTGCCTGCGAGCCGGTGTGCCCCACCGAGGCGATCTTCTACGAGGACGACGTCCCCGAGGAGTGGGAGGACTACACCCGGGCGAACATCGACTTCTTCTCCCTGAAGGGCCTGGGTTCCCCGGGCGGCGCGCAGAACGTCGGCCCGCAGGACTACGACGACCCCATGATCGCCGCCCTGGAGCCTCAGAACGAGGAGTGGAGGGCCGCTAACGGCTACTGA
- a CDS encoding DUF3039 domain-containing protein: MEERAVRALCGEWFVVRCDEGLPVCEACETRLPVARLVAERLR, from the coding sequence CTGGAGGAACGGGCTGTACGTGCCCTGTGTGGTGAGTGGTTCGTTGTCAGGTGTGACGAGGGGCTGCCGGTATGCGAGGCCTGCGAGACGAGGTTGCCGGTCGCTCGCCTTGTGGCCGAACGGCTGCGGTAG
- the dapC gene encoding succinyldiaminopimelate transaminase, with protein sequence MNASTPAGPATSTATALPRPLALPDFPWHSLRPYRQRAAQHPGSVVDLSIGTPVDPSPAVAREALAAAANAPGYPPADGTGQVRAAIIDWMRRRRGVPGLSDAAVIPTIGSKESVAQLPLQLGARPGDLIAHPRAAYPTYDVGARLAGATPVPVDTAVDPDTWELPDGRLVAIWLNSPGNPDGHVLAVAQLARIVAWARERGVVVLSDECYAELAWEEPWVTAGVPSLLDPRVTGTGPDGAPDFTGLLALYSLSKQSNIAGYRAAFLAGDPKLVAAVTEVRRHTGMLPPAPVQAALAATLADDAHVVAQQAVYRARREALVKATAAVGLVNDPESVAGLYLWLSGPASMSAWDLVGAFAELGIVVAPGDFYGQAGAGHVRMSLTDTDERVAAAVSRLHDPGAASLFAG encoded by the coding sequence GTGAACGCCTCCACGCCCGCCGGCCCCGCCACCTCTACTGCGACCGCCCTGCCTCGTCCGCTCGCCCTGCCCGACTTCCCCTGGCACTCCCTGCGCCCCTACCGACAGCGCGCCGCCCAGCATCCGGGCAGCGTCGTCGACCTGTCCATCGGCACGCCCGTGGACCCCAGCCCCGCGGTCGCCCGCGAGGCCCTCGCGGCCGCCGCCAACGCCCCCGGCTACCCGCCCGCCGACGGCACGGGCCAGGTGCGTGCCGCCATCATCGACTGGATGCGGCGCCGTCGCGGCGTACCCGGATTGAGCGACGCCGCCGTCATCCCGACCATTGGCTCCAAGGAGTCGGTGGCTCAGCTGCCGCTCCAGCTCGGTGCCCGCCCCGGCGACCTCATCGCCCACCCACGCGCCGCCTACCCCACTTACGACGTCGGCGCCCGCCTGGCCGGAGCCACCCCCGTACCGGTCGACACCGCCGTCGACCCCGACACCTGGGAGCTGCCCGACGGCCGCCTCGTCGCCATCTGGCTCAACAGTCCCGGCAACCCCGACGGGCATGTCCTCGCCGTCGCCCAGCTCGCCCGCATCGTCGCCTGGGCGCGTGAGCGCGGGGTCGTCGTCCTGTCCGACGAGTGCTACGCCGAACTGGCCTGGGAGGAGCCCTGGGTCACCGCCGGCGTCCCCAGCCTGCTGGATCCGCGCGTGACCGGCACCGGTCCCGACGGCGCGCCGGACTTCACGGGCCTGCTGGCCCTGTACTCCCTGTCCAAGCAGTCAAACATCGCCGGTTACCGGGCCGCCTTCCTCGCCGGCGACCCGAAGCTGGTCGCCGCCGTCACCGAGGTGCGCCGTCACACCGGCATGCTCCCGCCCGCGCCCGTGCAGGCCGCCCTGGCCGCCACCCTGGCCGATGACGCACACGTGGTGGCGCAGCAGGCCGTCTACCGGGCCCGGCGCGAAGCGCTGGTGAAGGCGACCGCCGCCGTCGGACTGGTGAACGACCCTGAGTCTGTGGCCGGCCTGTACCTGTGGCTGAGCGGCCCGGCGTCCATGAGCGCCTGGGACCTGGTGGGGGCCTTTGCCGAACTGGGGATCGTGGTGGCACCCGGGGACTTCTACGGCCAGGCCGGCGCCGGACACGTGCGCATGTCCCTGACCGACACCGACGAGCGCGTGGCCGCTGCCGTGAGCCGCCTGCACGACCCCGGCGCGGCCTCACTGTTCGCCGGCTGA
- a CDS encoding BglG family transcription antiterminator has translation MDERIWDVLDAFGDTEVVTAAELADRLGVTSRTVRTLLSRSRRALADGGARIESKPGTGYTLTITDAEAFADLKETRGAVDGTPVTAVERRRYLLRLLLTAQDYIKLEVIAQALFVSKKTVTADLAQVESILAEHSLLVDRRPYKGVRVIGAELDIRTCLATVYNPERSSGFAVEDLEPGVNRAEHHVREVLDAHDIPASAAVVRSVILHIAIATSRVRAGRTIEGETAGLGRYITEAELGVAGDILDRLERDLGLTYPLQERFYLALHFAGRRVLTCPADASDSQSIVEARQVVDGMLRIVDEGFGLGLSADDELRASLVQHTIPLLVRLRFQMRMPNQSLERIKQAYPLAYAVAVQACTALARHLGGTVSEDEAGYIALWFALALERRRPEQRRKRLVLVSGADGAATRLIELRLRERLGDLIESLITVSTREPIRAQPDTDLVLTTVALETDPGVPVIEVGPFLDDADIRRIRRVLVSEPSTRIDRVFSAELFIPHLEARTAREAIAALTRLARTRYDLPAVFLDSVLRREALAPTDFGNRVAMPHGEVAMSKETFIAVGVLDEPIRWTRNPVQVVCLVSISTREGKDLQQFYQDLSRYLMSEEHITTLIDSRDFTAIVHSIREITQQPQEEV, from the coding sequence GTGGACGAGCGCATCTGGGACGTGCTGGACGCCTTCGGAGACACCGAGGTGGTCACCGCCGCAGAACTCGCCGACCGCCTGGGCGTCACCAGTCGCACCGTGCGCACCCTCCTGTCGCGCTCGCGCCGCGCCCTGGCCGATGGCGGCGCCCGCATCGAGTCCAAGCCCGGCACCGGCTATACCCTGACAATCACCGATGCCGAGGCCTTCGCCGACCTGAAGGAGACGCGCGGCGCCGTCGACGGCACACCCGTGACGGCGGTGGAACGCCGACGCTATCTGCTGCGGCTGCTGCTGACCGCACAGGACTACATCAAACTCGAGGTCATCGCACAGGCGCTGTTCGTCTCGAAGAAAACGGTCACGGCAGACCTGGCCCAGGTGGAGTCCATACTCGCCGAACACAGCCTGCTGGTGGACCGGCGCCCCTACAAGGGCGTGCGCGTAATCGGTGCGGAACTCGATATACGTACCTGCCTGGCAACCGTCTACAACCCCGAGCGCAGCTCCGGGTTCGCGGTCGAGGATCTGGAACCGGGGGTGAACCGGGCGGAACACCATGTTCGTGAGGTGCTGGATGCCCATGACATCCCTGCGTCGGCGGCGGTGGTGCGCAGCGTGATATTGCATATCGCCATCGCCACCAGCCGAGTAAGGGCAGGCAGAACCATAGAGGGGGAGACCGCCGGACTGGGGCGGTACATCACCGAAGCGGAGTTAGGCGTCGCCGGTGACATCCTCGACCGCCTGGAGCGGGACCTGGGGCTGACCTACCCGCTGCAGGAGCGTTTCTACCTGGCGCTGCACTTCGCCGGACGCAGGGTGCTCACCTGCCCTGCCGACGCCTCCGACTCACAGAGCATCGTCGAGGCACGCCAGGTGGTGGATGGGATGCTTCGCATAGTCGACGAGGGCTTCGGCCTGGGCCTGTCGGCCGACGACGAGCTGCGGGCATCCCTGGTTCAGCACACGATTCCGCTACTGGTACGTCTGCGCTTCCAGATGCGGATGCCCAACCAGAGCCTGGAACGCATCAAGCAGGCCTATCCGCTCGCCTACGCGGTGGCCGTGCAGGCCTGCACCGCCCTGGCCCGCCACCTGGGCGGCACCGTATCTGAGGATGAGGCCGGGTACATCGCCCTGTGGTTCGCGCTCGCCCTCGAACGCCGTCGGCCCGAGCAACGGCGCAAGCGCCTGGTGCTCGTATCCGGCGCCGACGGCGCCGCCACCCGGCTCATTGAGCTGCGGCTGCGTGAGCGCCTGGGAGACCTTATCGAGTCGCTCATCACCGTCAGCACGCGGGAGCCGATCCGGGCACAGCCGGACACGGACCTGGTTCTGACCACGGTCGCCCTCGAAACCGATCCGGGTGTCCCCGTCATCGAAGTCGGTCCGTTCCTGGATGATGCCGACATCCGCAGGATTCGGCGGGTGCTGGTCAGTGAACCGAGCACCCGTATAGACCGGGTGTTCTCAGCCGAGCTGTTCATTCCGCACCTGGAGGCCCGTACCGCGCGTGAGGCGATAGCGGCACTGACCCGGCTCGCGCGCACCAGATATGACCTGCCCGCCGTGTTCCTCGACTCGGTGCTGCGGCGAGAGGCGCTGGCGCCAACCGACTTCGGCAATCGGGTCGCCATGCCGCACGGCGAGGTGGCCATGAGCAAGGAGACCTTCATCGCCGTCGGCGTCCTGGACGAACCCATCCGTTGGACGCGCAACCCGGTCCAGGTCGTATGCCTGGTGTCCATATCCACGCGGGAGGGCAAGGACCTGCAGCAGTTCTACCAGGACCTGTCCAGGTACCTGATGAGCGAGGAACACATCACCACCCTCATTGATAGCCGCGACTTCACCGCCATCGTCCATTCGATTCGAGAGATCACCCAGCAACCACAGGAGGAAGTATGA
- a CDS encoding PTS lactose/cellobiose transporter subunit IIA, with protein MSEPQSAREPADDPYAVSFELILAAGTAKSKAMEAVELAREGQLDAARQALARADDDFRQAHDIQFALLQKEAGQDHVDVDIVLVHANDHLTMALMAKENAEMLIELYSRIHKLEARFRPSDGPAASPTAPADPTTVTNTNTKEN; from the coding sequence ATGAGCGAGCCACAGTCGGCGCGCGAACCAGCAGACGATCCCTATGCCGTGTCATTCGAACTGATCCTCGCCGCCGGGACGGCGAAGTCCAAGGCGATGGAGGCCGTTGAACTCGCCCGGGAGGGACAGCTGGACGCGGCCCGTCAGGCCCTGGCCCGTGCGGACGACGACTTCCGCCAGGCCCATGACATCCAATTCGCCCTCCTCCAGAAGGAGGCCGGCCAGGACCACGTGGACGTGGACATCGTTCTGGTGCACGCCAATGACCACCTGACCATGGCGCTCATGGCCAAGGAGAACGCCGAAATGCTCATTGAGCTCTACTCCCGAATCCACAAGCTGGAGGCGCGGTTCCGGCCGTCAGACGGCCCGGCCGCCTCCCCGACCGCACCAGCGGACCCGACCACCGTCACCAACACCAACACGAAGGAGAACTGA
- a CDS encoding PTS sugar transporter subunit IIB: MTEHSSQPEKATSQEGPTLRIMLACALGMSTSILVQRMQEAAAAQGKNYKIWAADQSSIESELGNFDVVLLGPQVRHILRKVRGVVGDAAPVEVIDARAYGRGDGATVIAQAESLTGGE; encoded by the coding sequence ATGACCGAACACAGCTCCCAGCCGGAGAAGGCCACCAGTCAGGAGGGGCCGACGCTGCGCATCATGCTGGCCTGCGCCCTCGGAATGTCCACCTCCATACTTGTCCAGCGCATGCAGGAGGCGGCCGCCGCACAGGGCAAGAACTACAAGATCTGGGCGGCCGACCAGTCATCCATCGAGTCCGAGCTCGGCAACTTCGACGTCGTCCTACTCGGCCCGCAGGTGCGCCACATTCTGCGCAAGGTGCGGGGCGTGGTCGGCGACGCCGCCCCGGTCGAGGTCATCGACGCTCGCGCCTACGGCCGCGGAGACGGCGCCACCGTCATCGCCCAGGCCGAGTCGCTGACCGGGGGCGAATGA
- a CDS encoding PTS sugar transporter subunit IIC — translation MPSLSDRFSDGLTSIAEKVDDNKYLNSLKNSFSYFLPFILVGSFASLLRTLVSSQETGLARWVPALASLDGAFTAMNFATMSFMTIPIVILLGWQLAKRNGTPTQATAVLCVAAYVTVVPHSVQALLEDGSDGGTAAGLGDGALGAQGLFIGIIWTVAITELFRWLSGIKALRITMPDSVPPAITQSFNSLIPVFLILTFSAVFGVLFRLGTGSYLNEWVYAVLQHPLESIFQSTAGIILMAVFAQLFWFLGIHGGLVISPIRNPLFATAIAANIAAVNAGAQPTQPLTYGFWVTFIVLGGAGGILGLTIVGALISKQEDLRMISRLGFVPAVCGISEPLVFGVPLVLNPLYAIPFIFNTGISAAIALGAMNLGFIQANTVDVPFGVPIFINGFIGFGWQGIVVQAVILAATTLMWLPFVAIDDRRAAKEALKEDSAALSDSKEAVSA, via the coding sequence ATGCCCTCCCTCTCCGACCGGTTCTCCGACGGGCTGACCTCCATCGCCGAGAAGGTGGACGACAACAAATACCTGAACTCGTTGAAGAACTCCTTCAGCTACTTCCTGCCCTTCATCCTGGTGGGCTCCTTCGCCAGCCTGCTGCGAACCCTGGTGTCCTCGCAGGAGACGGGACTGGCCCGCTGGGTTCCGGCCCTGGCCAGCCTCGACGGGGCCTTCACCGCTATGAACTTCGCCACCATGAGCTTCATGACGATCCCTATCGTCATCCTGCTCGGCTGGCAGCTGGCCAAACGCAACGGCACGCCCACGCAGGCCACCGCCGTCCTGTGCGTGGCCGCATACGTGACCGTCGTCCCACACAGTGTGCAGGCTCTGCTCGAGGACGGCTCCGACGGCGGCACTGCGGCGGGCCTGGGCGACGGCGCCCTGGGCGCCCAGGGCCTGTTCATCGGCATCATCTGGACCGTCGCCATCACCGAGCTGTTCCGCTGGCTGTCCGGCATCAAGGCCCTGCGCATCACCATGCCGGACTCCGTCCCGCCCGCCATCACCCAGTCCTTCAACTCGCTCATCCCGGTCTTCCTGATCCTGACCTTCTCCGCCGTCTTCGGCGTGCTGTTCCGCCTGGGGACCGGCAGCTACCTCAATGAGTGGGTGTACGCGGTGCTTCAGCATCCGTTGGAGAGCATTTTCCAATCCACCGCAGGCATCATTCTCATGGCAGTATTCGCCCAGCTGTTCTGGTTCCTTGGTATCCACGGTGGACTGGTGATCTCTCCTATCCGCAACCCGCTGTTCGCCACCGCCATCGCCGCCAATATCGCGGCGGTCAACGCCGGTGCGCAGCCAACCCAGCCGCTCACATACGGCTTCTGGGTGACCTTCATTGTCCTCGGCGGTGCCGGTGGCATTCTCGGCCTGACGATAGTGGGGGCGCTGATATCAAAGCAGGAGGATCTGCGAATGATCTCCCGACTAGGTTTTGTACCCGCGGTCTGCGGCATCTCCGAGCCGCTTGTCTTCGGAGTGCCGCTGGTGCTCAACCCCCTTTACGCTATTCCGTTCATCTTCAACACCGGCATCTCGGCGGCGATCGCCCTGGGTGCGATGAATCTCGGATTCATCCAGGCCAACACCGTCGACGTTCCCTTCGGGGTGCCGATCTTCATCAACGGCTTCATCGGTTTCGGCTGGCAGGGCATAGTGGTTCAGGCGGTCATTCTGGCTGCCACCACCCTGATGTGGCTGCCCTTCGTGGCCATTGATGACCGCCGCGCCGCGAAGGAGGCCCTCAAGGAGGACTCCGCCGCCCTCAGCGACAGCAAGGAGGCTGTTTCCGCATGA